In the Planctomycetia bacterium genome, one interval contains:
- a CDS encoding CvpA family protein — translation MQAYDIAMLVVFLGTAAWGYMKGLAWQVASIASFVASYFVAMAFRGLLAPLLPGEPPLNNMLAMLILFVVTSLGVWVGFRFITEGIEKLKLKSFDRQIGALVGAGKGVLYCVAITLFAATLLEKQRESIVSSRSGYYVSRVLIQADPLLPDGVKETIEPYVAKLDGVSPPPDSSGGLLEQEAGKLADQLFDSTKGEFSKRFDALRGDVQESVDDSGEQVRNAWDNAADDAEEDLEMVDVKPPTAPRQR, via the coding sequence ATGCAAGCCTATGACATCGCGATGCTCGTTGTGTTCCTCGGCACGGCTGCCTGGGGCTATATGAAGGGCCTGGCCTGGCAGGTCGCTTCGATTGCTTCGTTCGTGGCCAGTTACTTCGTGGCCATGGCCTTTCGCGGGCTGCTCGCCCCCCTGCTCCCGGGCGAGCCGCCGCTCAACAACATGTTGGCGATGCTGATCCTGTTCGTGGTCACGTCGCTGGGCGTGTGGGTCGGATTCCGGTTCATCACCGAAGGCATCGAAAAGCTCAAGCTGAAATCGTTCGACCGCCAGATCGGCGCCCTGGTCGGAGCCGGCAAGGGCGTGTTGTATTGCGTGGCGATCACCCTGTTCGCGGCCACCCTGCTGGAAAAGCAGCGGGAGTCGATCGTCTCCTCCCGGAGCGGTTATTACGTCTCCCGGGTGTTGATCCAAGCGGACCCCCTGCTGCCGGACGGCGTGAAAGAGACGATCGAGCCCTATGTCGCCAAGCTGGACGGCGTAAGTCCGCCGCCGGATTCCAGCGGAGGATTGTTGGAACAAGAAGCCGGCAAGCTGGCCGATCAGTTATTCGACTCGACGAAGGGAGAATTCTCGAAGCGCTTCGATGCGCTCCGCGGCGATGTTCAAGAGTCCGTAGACGACTCCGGCGAGCAAGTGCGCAACGCCTGGGACAACGCCGCTGACGACGCGGAAGAAGACCTCGAAATGGTCGACGTGAAACCGCCGACGGCGCCGCGTCAACGCTAG
- a CDS encoding metal-dependent hydrolase, with translation MAGFKTHITVSSTLGVGYGLGAFLLYGVPPSSCVLAGTLCSLSGMLPDLDSDSGTPLRESISFAAATLPMLLIERFHDLEWTPETMALVGAGIYAVVRFGLAKIVKKLTVHRGMFHSIPAAFIAAEVFYLIASANEPAIRLYKAGGVFAGFMSHLILDEIWSVSFWGGVPRLKSSFGTAVKFIGDGFLPNLATYAQLIALTYFVLQDSQVIDQLQQRNIAKPTPKREAAEQFAEEVWRRVVR, from the coding sequence ATGGCCGGCTTCAAAACCCATATTACCGTCAGTTCGACGCTCGGCGTGGGCTATGGGCTCGGCGCGTTCTTGCTTTATGGCGTGCCGCCGTCGTCGTGTGTTCTGGCGGGCACGCTCTGCAGCCTCTCCGGCATGTTGCCGGACTTGGATAGCGATTCCGGCACGCCGTTGCGCGAGAGCATCTCGTTCGCCGCGGCGACATTGCCGATGTTGCTCATCGAGCGCTTTCATGATCTGGAGTGGACTCCGGAAACCATGGCCCTCGTCGGCGCCGGCATCTACGCAGTGGTGCGGTTCGGCCTGGCCAAGATCGTCAAAAAGCTCACCGTCCATCGCGGGATGTTTCACAGCATTCCGGCCGCGTTCATCGCCGCGGAGGTTTTCTATCTGATCGCCAGCGCCAACGAGCCGGCGATCCGACTTTACAAAGCCGGCGGCGTATTCGCGGGTTTCATGTCGCACCTGATCCTCGACGAAATCTGGTCGGTGAGCTTTTGGGGAGGCGTGCCCCGGCTGAAAAGCTCCTTCGGCACCGCCGTAAAATTCATCGGCGACGGCTTCCTCCCCAACCTGGCGACCTACGCGCAACTCATCGCGCTGACGTACTTTGTCCTGCAAGACAGCCAGGTGATCGACCAACTGCAGCAACGCAACATCGCGAAGCCAACGCCGAAACGCGAAGCGGCGGAACAATTCGCGGAAGAGGTTTGGCGACGCGTGGTGCGGTGA